One Chryseobacterium indoltheticum DNA segment encodes these proteins:
- a CDS encoding aminotransferase-like domain-containing protein, with amino-acid sequence MQNFKYQIFTSVIEEQIKNGILVSGDRLPSIREIKEKYKLSITSVQSGYDYLVMKGCVINRPRSGFFVIIKVNEDIPEDLPTFSPVVSNVDFDKKVRLTSKSDKSSEQISFNTAAPTDLLVPQKLILRKMQEVIRKKGSSILRYYSANGSEILRNQIAARATKFGCKINAEQLIITDGALQALYIALSSVTQSGDVIAVESPCIFSVLEVISNLKLKVIEIPVQYKTGFNIDFLKDILTENNIRAVVLTPNFHNPTGILMSDEAKEELVSIAQSNEIPIIENDIYGDLYFDGERPSTIRNFDTEGWVMTYSSFSKTLAPGIRLGWLNTGRFFEQAERIKFSLGRSVAPIFQELMIQLLDENSYDRHLRFFRKQLEIQCVELLNALRLYFPKECYFHRPHGGYSIWGRLPKKVNMPDFYKFCENQKIAFTPGDTFSYTDAYSHHFRIIFADRITCESIVRLKIIGEKVQSILDEPN; translated from the coding sequence ATGCAGAATTTTAAATATCAAATATTCACTTCGGTCATCGAGGAACAGATCAAAAATGGAATTCTTGTTTCAGGCGATCGGTTACCTTCTATAAGAGAAATTAAAGAAAAATATAAACTGAGCATTACTTCGGTGCAAAGTGGTTATGATTATCTTGTTATGAAAGGCTGTGTTATAAATCGTCCTCGCTCAGGATTTTTTGTTATTATAAAAGTAAATGAAGACATTCCTGAAGATTTACCAACATTTTCGCCAGTTGTAAGCAATGTGGATTTTGATAAAAAAGTAAGACTTACTTCAAAATCGGATAAGTCTTCTGAACAAATTTCATTTAATACCGCTGCACCGACAGATTTGCTCGTTCCTCAAAAATTGATCTTAAGGAAAATGCAGGAAGTAATTCGGAAAAAAGGATCATCAATTCTCAGATATTATTCTGCGAACGGATCAGAAATATTAAGAAATCAAATTGCTGCACGGGCAACAAAATTTGGTTGTAAAATAAATGCAGAACAACTCATCATCACAGATGGAGCTTTGCAGGCGCTTTACATTGCGCTGTCTTCAGTAACTCAATCAGGAGATGTGATTGCGGTAGAAAGTCCGTGTATTTTTTCTGTTTTGGAAGTGATTTCAAACTTAAAACTGAAGGTAATCGAAATTCCGGTACAATACAAAACAGGATTTAATATTGATTTTTTAAAAGATATTTTAACTGAAAATAATATTCGTGCTGTTGTATTGACTCCAAATTTTCATAATCCCACAGGGATTTTAATGTCAGATGAAGCAAAAGAAGAACTTGTTTCGATTGCGCAAAGTAATGAGATTCCGATTATTGAAAATGATATTTATGGAGACCTTTATTTTGATGGAGAAAGACCGTCGACAATCCGTAATTTTGATACGGAAGGTTGGGTAATGACCTATTCGTCATTTTCAAAAACTTTGGCGCCGGGAATTCGTCTGGGATGGCTGAATACAGGTCGATTTTTTGAGCAGGCTGAAAGAATTAAGTTTTCTTTGGGAAGGTCTGTAGCACCTATTTTTCAGGAACTAATGATACAATTGTTAGACGAAAATTCTTATGACCGACATCTTCGTTTTTTTCGAAAACAATTAGAAATTCAATGCGTAGAACTTCTTAATGCATTAAGATTATACTTTCCAAAAGAATGTTACTTTCACAGGCCTCATGGCGGTTACAGCATTTGGGGAAGACTTCCTAAAAAAGTGAATATGCCTGATTTCTATAAATTTTGTGAAAATCAAAAAATCGCTTTTACACCTGGAGATACATTTTCATACACCGATGCATACAGTCATCATTTCAGAATCATATTTGCAGACAGAATCACCTGTGAAAGTATTGTGAGGCTGAAAATAATTGGAGAAAAAGTGCAAAGTATTTTAGATGAACCAAATTAA
- a CDS encoding TIGR02117 family protein — MSVKIILIYFLKTLGIILGIIVLYAILGYLLPFIEVSAKDDGEQKEIPIYIYTNGVHTDIVMPVKNELHDWSAKIPFANTTSKKSDYNYVGIGWGDKGFYLDTPTWSDLKFSTAVKAAFWMSESAMHASFYKTMTEAADCKKIMISKKQYLELVKFIDAKFDRDTNGSYILIPTKAVYSDNDAFYDAKGSYSFLNTCNTWANDALKAAGQKAAWWTPTDYGIFLHYK; from the coding sequence ATGAGTGTGAAAATTATACTGATCTATTTCCTGAAAACCCTCGGAATAATCCTCGGAATCATTGTGCTGTACGCTATCCTAGGTTATCTGCTTCCTTTTATCGAAGTTTCGGCAAAGGATGATGGTGAGCAAAAAGAAATTCCGATTTACATTTATACCAACGGTGTTCATACCGATATTGTAATGCCTGTGAAAAATGAATTGCACGATTGGAGCGCAAAAATTCCGTTTGCAAATACAACATCAAAAAAGTCAGATTACAATTATGTAGGAATCGGGTGGGGAGACAAAGGTTTTTATCTGGATACACCAACTTGGTCAGACCTGAAATTTTCTACGGCTGTAAAAGCTGCATTTTGGATGAGTGAATCTGCAATGCACGCTTCATTCTACAAAACGATGACCGAAGCTGCTGACTGCAAAAAAATAATGATCAGCAAAAAACAATATTTAGAATTAGTGAAGTTTATCGATGCTAAATTTGACAGAGATACAAACGGTAGTTATATATTGATTCCAACTAAAGCTGTTTACAGCGATAATGATGCGTTTTATGATGCGAAAGGAAGTTATAGTTTTCTGAATACCTGCAACACCTGGGCAAACGATGCACTAAAAGCTGCCGGACAAAAAGCAGCATGGTGGACGCCAACAGATTATGGAATTTTCTTACACTATAAATAA
- the queG gene encoding tRNA epoxyqueuosine(34) reductase QueG: MNSTAEKYSQLIKSKAKSFGFQNCGISKADFLEEDARHLEKWLKNNFHGEMKYMENHFDKRLDPRLLVEGSKSVISLSYNYFPEEKISVLENFKISKYAYAEDYHEVVKEILRDLVAELQEEIGDFEFRVFVDSAPVLERSWAKKSGIGWVGKNANLITKQSGSFYFLAEIICDLDLIPDHETTDHCGSCRKCIDACPTDAIVSEKIVDGSKCISYATIELKTEIPDYFKDKMEDWMFGCDICQDVCPWNRFSAPNLQAKFKPNEALKSFKKGEWKELTQEIFSEIFRKSPVKRTKFAGLKRNIEFLNQSSEKL, translated from the coding sequence ATGAATTCAACTGCTGAAAAATATTCCCAATTAATCAAATCTAAAGCTAAAAGTTTTGGGTTTCAGAATTGTGGAATTTCGAAAGCAGATTTTCTGGAAGAAGATGCACGTCATTTGGAAAAATGGCTCAAAAATAATTTTCATGGCGAAATGAAATACATGGAAAATCATTTCGATAAAAGATTAGATCCTAGATTGTTGGTAGAAGGTTCCAAATCTGTGATTTCGCTTTCCTATAACTATTTTCCTGAAGAGAAAATTTCTGTATTAGAGAATTTTAAAATCTCAAAATATGCGTATGCTGAAGATTATCATGAAGTAGTAAAAGAAATTCTTCGTGATTTGGTTGCTGAATTACAAGAAGAAATCGGAGATTTCGAATTCCGTGTTTTCGTAGATTCAGCTCCGGTTTTGGAAAGAAGTTGGGCAAAAAAATCAGGAATTGGCTGGGTTGGGAAAAATGCGAACTTAATCACCAAACAAAGTGGTTCTTTTTATTTTTTAGCTGAAATTATTTGTGATTTAGATTTAATTCCTGATCATGAAACAACCGATCATTGCGGAAGCTGCAGAAAATGTATCGATGCTTGTCCAACTGATGCGATTGTTTCGGAGAAAATTGTTGACGGAAGCAAATGTATTTCCTATGCAACGATTGAATTGAAAACTGAAATTCCCGATTACTTTAAAGATAAAATGGAAGACTGGATGTTTGGCTGCGATATTTGTCAGGATGTTTGTCCTTGGAACCGTTTTTCCGCACCGAATCTTCAGGCTAAATTTAAACCTAACGAAGCGTTAAAAAGTTTCAAAAAAGGTGAATGGAAAGAATTGACTCAGGAAATATTCTCCGAAATATTCCGAAAATCACCTGTGAAGCGCACAAAATTTGCCGGTTTGAAAAGAAATATTGAGTTTTTGAATCAATCGTCAGAGAAATTATAG
- a CDS encoding alpha/beta fold hydrolase codes for MIEEVIDVKGQNLFIKFNNSFENKPTIVFLHDSLGSVQLWRDFPEKLAEATQCNVLVYDRLGYGKSFPMITHERENNYMELEADVLNDLLSELDINDAILFGHSDGGTIALIAASKYPEKVKAVICEAGHIFVEDITVKGVEEALSAYNTTNLPQRLEKYHGDKVEIIVKAWTEIWLSDKFRSWNIEYLLKNIKSPLLFIQGEADEYGTLDQVERTVSQVAGRSEKFIIPNVEHTPHKESPEIVLNKSIEFINSVIN; via the coding sequence ATGATTGAAGAGGTAATTGATGTAAAAGGTCAAAACTTATTTATAAAATTTAATAATTCATTCGAAAATAAACCAACAATTGTTTTTCTGCATGATTCTTTAGGTTCGGTTCAGCTTTGGAGAGATTTTCCTGAAAAATTGGCGGAAGCTACCCAATGTAATGTTTTGGTATATGACCGCTTAGGATATGGCAAGTCTTTTCCAATGATTACCCATGAAAGAGAAAACAATTACATGGAACTGGAAGCAGATGTATTGAATGACTTGCTTTCTGAATTAGATATAAACGATGCAATTCTTTTCGGGCACAGCGATGGCGGAACGATTGCCTTAATTGCCGCATCAAAATATCCTGAAAAAGTGAAAGCTGTAATCTGTGAAGCCGGACATATTTTTGTTGAAGATATTACAGTGAAAGGTGTGGAAGAAGCATTAAGTGCTTACAACACCACAAATCTACCTCAACGTCTCGAAAAATATCACGGTGATAAAGTGGAAATAATTGTCAAAGCATGGACTGAAATCTGGCTTAGCGACAAGTTCAGAAGCTGGAATATTGAGTATTTATTGAAAAATATTAAAAGTCCTCTTTTGTTTATTCAAGGAGAAGCTGATGAATACGGAACTTTAGATCAAGTTGAAAGAACGGTTTCGCAGGTTGCAGGAAGATCGGAGAAATTCATCATTCCAAATGTTGAACATACACCGCACAAAGAATCTCCGGAAATAGTTTTAAATAAATCAATTGAATTTATAAACTCCGTAATAAATTAA
- a CDS encoding murein L,D-transpeptidase catalytic domain-containing protein — MNTEFCILIDMSLHSGLSRFIIWDFKEQKISNKYLVGHGCGSNSWSSDESKDNPQFSNEDGSHLSALGKYQLGERGRSDWGIHVKYLMHGLEKTNNNALQRFIVFHSWELMSDDEVYPKGSPEGWGCPTISNNAMKELDPIIQNSEKPLLMWIYNE, encoded by the coding sequence ATGAATACTGAGTTTTGTATTTTAATTGATATGAGCCTGCATTCCGGATTGAGCCGTTTTATCATCTGGGATTTTAAAGAGCAGAAAATTTCAAATAAATATTTGGTAGGTCATGGATGTGGAAGCAATAGTTGGAGCAGCGATGAATCAAAAGACAATCCTCAATTTAGTAATGAAGACGGAAGCCATCTTTCGGCTTTGGGGAAATATCAATTAGGCGAAAGAGGAAGAAGCGATTGGGGAATTCATGTGAAATATTTAATGCACGGTCTCGAAAAAACCAATAACAATGCGCTACAAAGATTCATTGTTTTTCATTCATGGGAATTGATGAGTGATGATGAAGTTTACCCAAAAGGCTCGCCGGAAGGTTGGGGTTGTCCTACAATTTCCAATAATGCGATGAAAGAATTAGACCCGATTATTCAAAACTCTGAAAAACCTTTATTGATGTGGATTTATAATGAATAA
- a CDS encoding cytochrome-c peroxidase, translating to MSFNSVDEGVQNDNKFINRGLRDFKIELEYLKNDVELYSQEKISLEKLQQTLRNTRNSFKEIEFFVAYHYPEFTKTHLNAAPLFHIEAAGTSAYTLPPEGLQVLDELIFLEEANEKKEEISTITNFLYNSYANFYLSALNNGLSSGNNKTLPLRIELIRIYSLGVTGFDTPGSLNISEEAAHAFKGMSEYINDEAYFKNFKTEKANLIIQQAITYLGKNTDFESFDRIEFYKQFVQPLYEELGSWDGNPDDLKNFSGWNVSNKDFFKADFLDPYFYTILKPSEDSEELKNLGEKIFYDQNFSANGTMSCASCHLPENAYTDLKQKSASNVEGKTVLRNSPSLYNAVFAKRFFYDMRAFYLEQQAEHVIYNQDEFNTDYQKIVQKLNDNKEYKKEFKKVFKDGKINKQNFSKALSSFVASLYSFESDFDCFMRNEKEISEDAKKGFNLFMGKANCATCHFAPHFSGLVPPFFNENESEVLGVTKKPITNLPIELDGDRGRINSNVKKENSWIYENSFKTMTVRNVALTKPYFHNGAFNTLEEVIDFYNEGGGEGLGLPMKNQTLPADKLDLTEIEKKQLIAFLNTLTDISKAKKLAK from the coding sequence ATGTCTTTTAACTCCGTTGATGAGGGTGTACAAAATGATAATAAATTTATAAACAGAGGTTTACGTGATTTTAAAATTGAGTTAGAATATCTGAAAAATGATGTAGAACTTTATTCTCAAGAAAAAATTTCCTTAGAAAAGCTTCAGCAAACTTTAAGGAATACCAGAAATTCTTTTAAAGAAATAGAATTTTTCGTCGCTTATCATTATCCTGAATTTACCAAAACTCATCTTAATGCAGCGCCGCTTTTTCATATAGAAGCAGCGGGAACTTCAGCCTATACTTTGCCTCCCGAAGGACTACAGGTTTTAGATGAGCTTATTTTTTTGGAGGAAGCCAATGAAAAAAAAGAAGAAATAAGTACAATTACCAATTTCCTTTACAATAGTTATGCAAACTTTTATTTAAGTGCTTTGAACAATGGTTTAAGCTCAGGAAATAATAAAACTTTGCCTTTGCGAATAGAACTTATTAGAATTTACAGTTTGGGTGTGACAGGTTTTGATACTCCGGGTTCGCTTAATATTTCCGAGGAAGCTGCTCATGCTTTTAAAGGAATGAGTGAATACATCAACGATGAAGCTTATTTTAAAAATTTTAAAACAGAAAAAGCTAATTTAATTATTCAACAGGCAATTACTTATCTTGGGAAGAATACCGATTTTGAGTCTTTCGACAGAATAGAGTTTTATAAACAATTTGTTCAGCCTTTATATGAAGAATTAGGTAGTTGGGATGGTAATCCTGATGATCTCAAGAATTTTTCGGGCTGGAATGTTTCGAATAAAGATTTCTTTAAAGCAGATTTTCTTGATCCTTATTTTTATACCATTTTAAAACCTTCTGAAGATTCTGAAGAACTGAAAAATTTAGGTGAAAAGATTTTTTATGATCAAAACTTCAGTGCTAATGGAACGATGAGTTGCGCCAGCTGTCACCTTCCAGAAAATGCGTATACCGATCTAAAACAGAAATCTGCAAGTAATGTAGAGGGAAAAACCGTCTTGAGAAATTCTCCTTCTTTGTATAATGCAGTTTTTGCAAAAAGGTTTTTTTATGATATGAGAGCTTTTTATCTTGAGCAACAGGCGGAACACGTGATTTATAATCAGGATGAATTCAATACCGATTATCAAAAAATTGTACAAAAGTTGAATGACAACAAAGAGTATAAAAAAGAATTCAAAAAAGTTTTTAAAGACGGAAAAATCAACAAACAGAATTTTTCCAAAGCATTAAGTTCGTTTGTAGCCTCTCTTTATTCGTTTGAAAGTGATTTTGACTGTTTTATGAGAAATGAAAAAGAAATTTCTGAAGATGCTAAAAAAGGCTTTAATTTATTCATGGGAAAAGCCAATTGTGCAACATGTCATTTTGCTCCTCATTTTTCAGGACTTGTTCCGCCGTTCTTTAATGAAAATGAATCTGAAGTTTTAGGAGTGACCAAAAAACCAATCACAAATTTACCGATAGAACTTGATGGTGACAGAGGAAGAATAAATTCTAATGTGAAAAAAGAAAATTCATGGATTTACGAGAATTCTTTCAAAACCATGACGGTGAGAAATGTTGCGTTAACAAAACCCTATTTCCATAACGGAGCTTTTAATACGCTTGAAGAAGTGATTGATTTTTATAATGAAGGTGGAGGAGAAGGTTTAGGTTTACCCATGAAAAATCAGACGCTTCCTGCAGATAAGCTTGATCTGACGGAAATTGAAAAAAAACAACTTATCGCTTTTCTGAATACTTTGACAGACATCAGTAAGGCTAAGAAATTAGCGAAATAA
- a CDS encoding alkaline phosphatase PhoX, protein MKRKLLSIAALALMTTSMIQAQTTIFALQSAWKYNDADVALPATWKSSNYDVSNWAVGNGPLGYGDPVTTSFISGVDTAYLIKDFTVNLVDLSNTMEFGVRRDDGIIVYLNGEEVIRDNMPSGAITHGTFSSTIVDGAAETAINIFSIPKNKFVQGTNRISIELHNRSATSSDLTIDAYLKTTTTVTPPVSNCTGTHISCFTSIVPTTQTAKLIIPAEHKYQLILKEGDNYTEGGGLVGGLNDFTAYVAKNNSSMDGYLSVNHETNPGGVTMAEINYNTSTKLWQLTKSRAVSFSAPSLVQTIRNCSGGITPWGTVVTAEESVTSNDINADGYKDYGWLVEIDPVTAQVMSHNQAGTKDKLWQMGIMNHENVVINDAGTTAYYGEDGGTHMVYKYVMDTPNNLASGNLYVLKLDQGLSGGNPVATTGQWIQVPNKLQADQNNTAALALSLGGTSFNGVEDIEISPLDDKVYFTAKGLDKVYRMTDNGMTLSNVETFVGGASTAYTFNTAQGMKTESWGDGNDNLTFDELGNLWVLQDGGKNYIWVIGPDHTQANPNVRLFASMPAGSEPTGLTFTPDKKFGFFSIQHPNSTISTDVDATGNTIDYRGKSATIVVALQQFLGTSGSLGTVEVVNENDVTVAPNPTSGIVKINSPKALKNLEVTAYSIDGKVVYKKKVNGSTTSLDLDFTSQLQVSRVLILNIEADGFQKTAKIFKK, encoded by the coding sequence GTGAAAAGAAAACTACTTAGTATCGCAGCTTTGGCATTGATGACGACATCGATGATCCAGGCACAGACGACAATTTTTGCATTGCAGAGTGCATGGAAGTATAACGACGCAGATGTGGCATTGCCCGCAACCTGGAAAAGTTCCAATTATGATGTTTCAAACTGGGCTGTAGGAAATGGTCCGTTAGGTTACGGTGACCCTGTTACGACTTCTTTTATTTCTGGTGTAGATACTGCTTATCTTATCAAAGATTTCACAGTAAATCTGGTAGATCTTTCGAATACGATGGAATTTGGCGTGAGGAGAGATGACGGAATCATTGTTTATCTAAACGGTGAAGAGGTGATAAGAGATAATATGCCATCCGGAGCCATTACTCATGGTACTTTTTCGAGTACAATTGTTGATGGGGCTGCAGAAACGGCTATTAACATATTCTCTATTCCCAAAAACAAATTTGTACAGGGAACTAACAGAATTTCAATTGAGCTTCATAATAGAAGTGCTACAAGCTCAGATTTAACAATAGACGCATATCTTAAAACAACAACAACGGTAACTCCACCGGTTTCCAACTGTACCGGTACACATATTAGCTGTTTTACATCAATTGTTCCTACAACACAGACTGCAAAATTGATTATCCCTGCTGAACATAAATATCAGTTGATCCTAAAAGAAGGTGATAACTACACAGAAGGCGGCGGATTGGTTGGTGGCCTTAATGATTTTACCGCCTATGTTGCTAAAAATAACAGCAGTATGGACGGATATCTTTCTGTAAACCATGAAACAAACCCGGGAGGTGTTACCATGGCAGAAATTAATTACAATACTTCAACCAAACTTTGGCAGTTAACAAAATCAAGAGCGGTGAGTTTTTCGGCACCGAGCCTTGTGCAGACGATCAGAAACTGCTCGGGAGGTATTACACCTTGGGGAACGGTGGTAACGGCTGAAGAATCTGTTACGTCAAACGATATTAATGCCGATGGATACAAAGATTATGGCTGGTTGGTAGAGATAGACCCTGTCACAGCGCAAGTAATGTCTCATAACCAGGCAGGAACTAAAGATAAGCTTTGGCAGATGGGAATCATGAATCATGAAAATGTAGTGATTAACGATGCAGGAACAACAGCTTATTATGGCGAAGATGGCGGAACTCATATGGTTTATAAATATGTGATGGATACTCCAAACAATCTGGCTTCAGGAAATTTATATGTTTTGAAGCTTGATCAGGGATTAAGTGGTGGAAATCCGGTAGCAACAACCGGACAGTGGATTCAGGTGCCAAATAAACTTCAGGCAGATCAAAATAATACGGCTGCTTTAGCTTTGTCATTAGGCGGTACTTCCTTCAATGGAGTAGAAGATATAGAAATAAGTCCACTTGACGATAAAGTTTATTTTACGGCAAAAGGATTAGATAAAGTATACAGAATGACAGATAACGGAATGACGCTTTCAAACGTTGAAACTTTCGTAGGCGGAGCATCAACAGCTTATACATTCAACACCGCGCAGGGAATGAAAACTGAATCTTGGGGGGACGGAAACGATAACCTTACTTTCGATGAACTTGGAAACCTTTGGGTGCTGCAGGATGGTGGTAAAAACTATATTTGGGTGATTGGTCCCGATCATACACAGGCAAATCCTAATGTAAGATTATTTGCGTCAATGCCTGCAGGATCAGAGCCAACAGGTCTTACTTTTACACCGGATAAGAAATTTGGTTTCTTTTCAATTCAGCATCCTAATTCTACGATTTCTACTGATGTAGATGCAACGGGGAATACAATAGATTATAGAGGAAAATCGGCTACTATTGTAGTTGCTTTACAACAGTTTTTAGGGACTTCAGGAAGTTTGGGAACAGTAGAAGTTGTTAATGAAAATGATGTAACGGTAGCTCCGAACCCTACTTCTGGTATTGTGAAAATCAATTCGCCAAAAGCACTGAAAAATCTTGAAGTTACTGCGTACAGCATTGACGGAAAAGTTGTCTATAAAAAGAAAGTAAATGGATCTACAACTAGTCTGGACTTAGATTTCACAAGCCAGCTTCAGGTTTCAAGAGTTTTAATATTAAATATTGAAGCAGACGGATTCCAGAAAACAGCTAAGATTTTCAAAAAATAA
- a CDS encoding rhodanese-like domain-containing protein → MSLADVLQSGNYALIDVREPMELEMDGNIEGAVNIPLGEVEDRKDEILSIEKPVVLFCRSGNRSGKALEYLNSQGLQDGYNGGGWADLKASL, encoded by the coding sequence ATGTCATTAGCAGATGTATTACAATCAGGAAATTATGCATTAATCGACGTTCGCGAGCCAATGGAGCTTGAAATGGACGGAAATATAGAAGGAGCAGTCAATATTCCTTTGGGAGAAGTTGAAGACAGAAAAGACGAAATCTTATCTATCGAAAAGCCTGTTGTTTTGTTCTGCAGAAGCGGAAACAGAAGTGGAAAGGCATTAGAATATCTGAATTCTCAAGGCTTACAAGATGGCTACAACGGCGGTGGCTGGGCTGATTTGAAAGCAAGCTTATAA
- a CDS encoding HD domain-containing protein: MILKDRFESLCLNFTEDKILIEKFWIKIEKNYSGKNRHYHNLQHLETLFEEIEHVKDKIKNFNTISFSIFYHDLIYDATSKLNEEKSADLAKENLGVIGLNNEDVQQIYEQILATKSHKKSDDEDTNFLLDADLSILGKSPQVYLEYIKQIRKEYSIYPDFLYKPGRKKVLQYFLALENIFKTEYFKNKYESQARENIEFELRSL; encoded by the coding sequence ATGATTTTAAAAGATAGATTTGAATCGCTTTGTCTAAACTTTACTGAAGATAAAATTTTAATTGAAAAATTTTGGATCAAAATTGAGAAAAATTATTCAGGGAAAAACAGGCATTATCACAATCTTCAACATTTAGAAACTCTATTTGAAGAAATTGAACATGTAAAAGATAAAATCAAAAATTTCAATACTATTTCATTTTCTATTTTTTATCATGATTTAATTTATGATGCGACTTCAAAATTAAATGAAGAAAAAAGTGCAGATCTTGCGAAAGAAAACCTTGGAGTTATAGGTTTGAATAATGAAGATGTACAACAAATTTACGAGCAGATTTTAGCTACAAAATCACACAAAAAATCGGATGATGAAGACACTAATTTTCTTTTAGATGCAGATTTATCGATTCTTGGGAAAAGCCCGCAAGTTTATTTAGAGTATATCAAACAAATCAGAAAAGAATATTCTATTTATCCGGATTTCCTTTATAAACCGGGAAGGAAAAAGGTTTTACAATATTTTCTAGCACTGGAAAATATTTTTAAAACTGAGTATTTTAAGAATAAATATGAATCTCAAGCGAGGGAGAATATAGAATTTGAATTGAGAAGTTTGTAG
- a CDS encoding NAD(P)H-dependent flavin oxidoreductase, with protein MNENKNRVTELFNIKYPIIQAGMIWHSGWKLASAVSNCGGLGLIGSASMYPDILRENIQKCKKATDQPFGVNIALLYPNLEEIINIILEEGVKIVFTSAGSPKTYTETLQKEGLKVAHVVSSTKFAVKCEEAGVDAVVAEGFEAGGHNGRDETTTFCLIPNVKKHISKPLIAAGGIALGSQMKAAMILGADGVQIGSRFAATQEASAHENWKKKITELNEGDTLLTLKELAPVRMVKNKFFNELEEIYNVGRNAEALVASLGRARAKKGMFEGDMEEGELEIGQVSALIDEVLPVETVFANLLKEFNETKNPSL; from the coding sequence ATGAACGAAAACAAAAATAGAGTCACAGAACTTTTCAATATAAAATATCCCATTATTCAGGCCGGTATGATTTGGCATTCAGGTTGGAAGTTGGCTTCGGCAGTTTCCAATTGTGGTGGATTGGGGTTGATTGGTTCGGCAAGTATGTATCCAGATATTTTAAGGGAAAATATTCAGAAATGTAAGAAAGCTACCGATCAACCTTTTGGGGTAAATATCGCCTTGCTGTACCCCAATTTAGAAGAAATCATCAATATTATTCTGGAAGAAGGTGTGAAGATAGTCTTCACTTCTGCCGGAAGTCCTAAAACATATACCGAAACGCTTCAGAAAGAAGGTTTAAAAGTCGCTCATGTAGTTTCTTCAACCAAGTTTGCCGTTAAATGTGAAGAAGCAGGAGTTGATGCTGTTGTAGCGGAAGGCTTTGAAGCAGGAGGTCACAACGGAAGAGACGAAACAACAACTTTTTGCCTGATTCCGAATGTTAAAAAACATATTTCTAAACCATTGATTGCTGCAGGAGGAATTGCTTTAGGTTCCCAAATGAAAGCTGCCATGATTTTAGGAGCAGACGGAGTTCAGATAGGAAGTCGTTTTGCGGCTACACAAGAAGCAAGTGCTCACGAAAACTGGAAAAAGAAAATTACAGAACTGAATGAAGGTGATACGCTTCTTACTTTAAAAGAATTGGCGCCCGTAAGAATGGTTAAAAACAAGTTTTTCAACGAGCTTGAGGAAATATATAATGTGGGAAGAAATGCGGAAGCTTTGGTCGCTTCATTAGGTAGAGCAAGGGCTAAGAAAGGAATGTTTGAAGGTGATATGGAAGAAGGTGAATTGGAAATCGGTCAGGTTTCAGCTTTGATTGACGAAGTTCTTCCTGTGGAAACGGTTTTTGCTAACCTTTTAAAAGAATTTAATGAAACAAAAAATCCGAGCTTATAA